From one Luteolibacter sp. Y139 genomic stretch:
- a CDS encoding COX15/CtaA family protein — protein MSLFQKSATAALVAVIVLICVGAIVRVTGAGMGCPDWPRCWGRLIPPTKVEQVDLSKLDFKKFQKAAARYGRDPSTVTPEHILENFNPVHTWTEYFNRLTSLPVGFFSMATLVLALLRERRRPLVPVAAFISVILVGVNAWMGAQVVSSDLKPGVLTVHMALAMLVVIPMTFAAWRGSDRPWTIAGDDAFRSRMRWVTGLLLLLIFFEGVLGTRIRELNSQLARTHTGMGRAEWIGILEHSWIYLIHRSFSWLILATAAFAWWRSRQTGSAGRTATGALIVVLGQMVLGLIMARVEIHPVIQVAHLGLSAILLALTMLWFCGTFRPSARA, from the coding sequence ATGTCGCTGTTCCAGAAGTCTGCCACTGCCGCGCTGGTCGCCGTGATCGTGCTGATCTGCGTGGGTGCGATCGTGCGGGTCACCGGGGCGGGGATGGGATGTCCGGATTGGCCGCGCTGCTGGGGCAGGCTGATTCCTCCGACCAAGGTGGAGCAGGTGGATCTTTCGAAGCTGGACTTCAAGAAGTTCCAGAAAGCGGCAGCTCGCTATGGCCGTGATCCGTCCACGGTCACACCTGAACACATCCTGGAGAACTTCAATCCGGTCCACACCTGGACCGAGTATTTCAACCGGCTGACCTCGCTGCCCGTCGGCTTCTTTTCGATGGCGACGCTGGTGCTGGCCTTGCTGCGCGAGAGGAGGCGTCCTCTGGTGCCGGTGGCGGCTTTCATCTCCGTCATCCTCGTCGGGGTGAATGCGTGGATGGGGGCGCAGGTGGTATCCAGCGATCTGAAGCCGGGCGTGCTGACCGTCCACATGGCGTTGGCGATGCTGGTGGTGATTCCTATGACCTTCGCGGCCTGGCGCGGTAGTGACCGGCCGTGGACCATCGCGGGGGACGATGCATTCCGGAGCCGCATGCGCTGGGTCACCGGTTTGCTGCTGCTGCTGATTTTCTTCGAGGGCGTGTTGGGCACCCGCATCCGGGAGCTGAACAGCCAGCTGGCGAGGACTCATACCGGGATGGGCCGGGCGGAGTGGATCGGGATTCTGGAGCACTCCTGGATTTACCTGATCCACCGCAGCTTTTCCTGGCTGATCCTTGCAACTGCGGCGTTCGCCTGGTGGCGGTCGCGGCAGACTGGTTCGGCGGGGCGGACGGCTACCGGGGCATTGATCGTGGTGCTCGGGCAGATGGTGCTCGGGCTGATCATGGCCCGGGTCGAGATTCATCCGGTGATCCAAGTCGCCCATCTGGGGCTCTCGGCGATCCTGTTGGCGCTGACAATGTTGTGGTTCTGCGGGACCTTCCGTCCGAGTGCCCGGGCTTGA